Proteins encoded by one window of Methanobacterium alcaliphilum:
- a CDS encoding DUF2121 family protein, with product MSLIMSYIGQKGCVVAGDKRRIGYFGDKTKREELESELYSGTIKSDEELKKRASELGITLKITDNACKVRSLGDVVVGEVSFKSPFETKRRRIYGTTNGYQIIEITGSNISKMEKGESSIVVFGNKITKDIANKIIKKHWKTKTSLKAIGEIFEEVLAEVAEETPSVSSDHDMFIKHPKLDKREAQELLRETVVRDVKLLQKWREKLQNDLLEKAHTIKLASKILNEGEVGRVVEIDGNHLEIVLKSGVQAYDTKWKPLAKPGEKVLMFTDTPDDVEIGDKVTIENETLGLKRNKSALRCDVILCKTD from the coding sequence ATGAGTTTAATAATGTCTTATATTGGTCAGAAAGGTTGTGTTGTTGCAGGAGATAAACGAAGAATTGGTTACTTTGGGGATAAAACTAAAAGAGAGGAACTTGAAAGTGAACTTTATTCCGGAACAATTAAATCAGACGAGGAACTTAAAAAACGAGCATCTGAATTAGGCATAACTCTTAAAATCACGGATAATGCTTGTAAAGTTCGCAGTTTAGGTGATGTTGTGGTGGGGGAAGTCAGCTTTAAAAGCCCTTTTGAAACCAAAAGAAGACGTATTTATGGTACAACTAATGGTTATCAAATAATAGAGATCACTGGGTCTAATATATCTAAAATGGAAAAAGGAGAAAGTTCAATCGTTGTTTTTGGAAATAAGATCACCAAAGATATAGCAAATAAGATCATAAAAAAACACTGGAAAACTAAAACAAGTTTAAAGGCCATAGGGGAAATTTTTGAGGAGGTCCTTGCAGAAGTTGCTGAGGAAACTCCATCAGTAAGCTCGGATCATGATATGTTTATTAAACACCCAAAATTGGACAAAAGAGAAGCTCAGGAATTATTGAGAGAAACTGTAGTACGTGACGTAAAACTCCTCCAAAAATGGAGAGAAAAACTCCAAAATGATCTACTTGAAAAGGCACACACTATCAAATTAGCTTCTAAAATCCTCAATGAGGGGGAAGTGGGTAGAGTAGTTGAAATAGATGGTAATCATCTGGAAATAGTTCTTAAAAGTGGTGTTCAGGCTTATGATACAAAATGGAAACCTCTTGCAAAACCTGGGGAAAAAGTTTTAATGTTCACGGATACTCCTGATGATGTTGAAATTGGAGATAAAGTAACAATAGAAAATGAAACTCTAGGCTTAAAACGCAATAAATCGGCATTAAGATGTGATGTTATTTTATGCAAAACTGATTAA
- a CDS encoding thioredoxin domain-containing protein, whose amino-acid sequence MSSTDKPKKEKYSNELIYEKSPYLLQHAHNPVDWNPWGDKAFVKAEKQNKPIFLSIGYSTCHWCHVMAHESFEDPEIGAKINEVFIPVKVDREERPDIDNIYMNVCQMMTGGGGWPLTILLTPKGKPFFAGTYFPPEGQYGSVGLKEIVTKVKELWEKNPQEALESADKIVNVLENISQPAPREELNKNIFKETYNSLKEGFDIKYGGFGMIQKFPSPHNLLFLMRYWKRESEENALEMALKTLDNMRYGGIYDHIGFGFHRYAVDPQWLVPHFEKMLYDQAMISIAYLEAYQITGNTIYKESAEEIFEYVLRDMQSPEGGFYSAEDADSEGEEGKFYLWSEDEIKSVLDQQADLIIELFNIKHDGNFKEESTGMKMGKNIFHLKPDNDFLVNFSKKVGSDDELHQKIKKSREKLFNARKKRIHPHKDDKILTDWNGLMIAALAKGSRTLWNKKYVLAAEKAADFIIKKLYNGNKLLHRYRDHDAAFDGNLDDYSFFIWGLLELYQTTFKNKYLNLAFKLNNILLKEFLDKKKGGLFFTPYESERILIRKKESYDSALPSGNSVHMLNLLKMAQISKNKEIKNIATNIVPHFSPKIKRSPLAHVNLMNALDFEWGPSYELVIVPSNLDEDINSSYLFESNNELSKLLKKIGEKFIPNITILINNQKTEDWPFAISDTFKNKTVINEKTTYYLCSLKECKAPTNDINDIINYLD is encoded by the coding sequence ATGTCTTCAACAGATAAGCCAAAAAAAGAAAAATATTCAAATGAGTTAATCTATGAGAAAAGTCCTTATCTATTACAGCATGCGCATAACCCTGTGGATTGGAACCCCTGGGGTGACAAAGCTTTTGTAAAAGCTGAAAAACAAAATAAACCTATTTTTTTATCCATTGGTTATTCTACTTGCCATTGGTGCCATGTAATGGCCCATGAATCATTTGAAGACCCGGAAATAGGTGCCAAAATCAATGAAGTGTTTATTCCTGTGAAAGTGGATCGTGAAGAACGTCCCGACATTGATAATATCTACATGAATGTTTGTCAGATGATGACCGGCGGAGGCGGATGGCCATTAACCATATTATTAACACCAAAGGGTAAACCATTCTTTGCAGGGACTTATTTTCCCCCAGAAGGACAATATGGGAGTGTGGGGCTTAAAGAAATCGTCACAAAAGTAAAAGAATTATGGGAAAAAAATCCGCAGGAAGCCCTAGAATCTGCAGATAAAATTGTAAATGTTTTAGAAAATATTTCCCAACCCGCTCCTAGAGAAGAATTAAATAAAAATATTTTTAAAGAGACTTATAACTCTTTAAAAGAAGGTTTCGATATTAAATATGGTGGATTTGGAATGATACAAAAATTCCCCTCACCACATAACCTTCTTTTTTTAATGAGATATTGGAAAAGAGAATCTGAAGAAAATGCACTGGAAATGGCTCTGAAAACTCTAGACAATATGAGATATGGAGGCATATACGACCACATAGGATTTGGATTTCATCGATATGCAGTTGATCCACAATGGTTGGTTCCACATTTTGAAAAAATGTTGTATGATCAAGCCATGATATCCATAGCATATTTAGAAGCATACCAAATAACAGGAAACACTATTTATAAAGAAAGCGCAGAGGAAATATTTGAATATGTTTTAAGAGATATGCAATCTCCAGAAGGTGGTTTTTATTCAGCTGAAGATGCAGATAGTGAAGGTGAAGAAGGAAAATTTTACCTCTGGAGTGAAGATGAAATAAAAAGTGTTTTAGACCAACAAGCAGATTTGATAATTGAATTATTTAATATAAAACACGATGGAAACTTTAAAGAAGAATCGACGGGCATGAAGATGGGAAAAAATATTTTTCATTTGAAACCGGACAATGATTTTTTAGTAAATTTTTCCAAAAAAGTCGGATCCGATGATGAATTACATCAGAAAATAAAAAAATCTAGGGAAAAACTATTTAATGCTCGGAAAAAAAGAATACATCCCCATAAAGACGATAAAATTCTAACTGATTGGAACGGGCTTATGATCGCGGCATTAGCTAAGGGCAGCAGAACTTTGTGGAATAAAAAATATGTTCTGGCTGCTGAAAAAGCTGCAGATTTTATTATAAAAAAACTTTATAATGGTAATAAATTGCTTCACCGCTATCGGGACCATGATGCCGCATTTGATGGTAATTTAGATGATTATTCTTTTTTTATATGGGGATTATTAGAACTTTATCAGACTACATTTAAAAATAAATATTTAAATCTAGCTTTTAAACTGAATAATATTTTACTAAAAGAATTTTTAGATAAAAAAAAGGGAGGTTTATTTTTTACTCCCTATGAATCAGAAAGAATCCTTATTAGAAAAAAAGAAAGTTATGATAGTGCCCTGCCTTCGGGAAATTCAGTTCATATGTTAAATCTCCTCAAAATGGCTCAAATTTCTAAAAATAAAGAAATTAAAAATATTGCCACTAATATAGTCCCCCATTTCTCCCCTAAGATAAAAAGATCCCCATTGGCCCATGTAAATTTAATGAATGCTCTTGATTTTGAATGGGGGCCATCATATGAATTAGTCATTGTTCCTTCTAATTTAGATGAAGATATAAACTCATCATATCTATTTGAATCTAATAATGAATTAAGTAAATTGCTTAAAAAAATAGGGGAGAAATTTATTCCAAATATTACCATACTCATTAATAATCAAAAAACTGAGGATTGGCCTTTTGCTATTTCAGATACTTTTAAAAACAAGACTGTGATCAACGAAAAGACAACATATTATCTTTGCTCTTTAAAAGAATGCAAAGCACCAACCAACGATATCAATGATATTATCAATTATTTGGATTAG
- a CDS encoding copper-translocating P-type ATPase gives MVKKKHDPINRLKLAKNKEKNYKKHSNHHNGHSPPLIKTKSVSSKINPEHTVQTETQNNTENKKGHLKSNHTTHEHSSSHGNHHDEMLADFKKRFIVCIILTIPIFFLTHMVQDFLGLTSFKFYGDEFVLFLLSSIIFFYGGYPFFKGFFNEMKNFNPGMMTLITVAITTAYIYSLAVISGLMGMIFFLELVTLIDIMLFGHWIEMRSIRGASKSLEKLVKLLPAKAHLISKQGKINDVSLSALKKHDHVLIKPGEKIPSDGEVMNGSSAVNESLLTGESKFIKKTVGDEVIGGSINGHGSLTVEVKKMGDESFLAQVINLVNQAQEGKTKTQDLANRAAMWLTIIALLGGAITVIFWFVIAKMDFAFSLERSVTVMVTTCPHALGLAIPLVIAVSTVISARNGLLIRSRNAFEGAKDINAAVLDKTGTLTHGELGVSEVISLDDSISEEDILRYAASVEVESEHPISKGIISAAKYTMPLKNFHSIPGKGISGLVNGHEIKVMSYRYLEEAEINLENNIMSKLFLQGKTVVFVLFNDELKGCIALADIIRKESKQLIKELKKRKIKCMMITGDNESVAKWVAGEIDLDEYFAEILPHEKVEKIKRIQSRGLNVAMVGDGVNDAPALAQADVGIAIGAGTDVAMETADIVLIRSNPLDVITILDLASATYRKMYENLIWATAYNIFAIPLAAGVFYSQGILLSPALGAILMSLSTVIVALNAQIFRFKTFKISNSFKN, from the coding sequence ATGGTGAAAAAGAAACATGATCCAATAAATAGGTTAAAATTGGCTAAAAATAAAGAAAAAAATTATAAAAAACATAGCAATCATCATAATGGACATTCACCACCATTAATTAAAACTAAGTCAGTATCTTCTAAAATTAATCCAGAACATACGGTACAAACAGAAACACAAAACAATACCGAAAATAAAAAAGGCCATCTAAAATCAAATCATACAACACATGAACATTCTTCAAGTCATGGAAATCATCACGATGAAATGTTAGCTGATTTTAAAAAACGTTTCATTGTGTGTATAATTTTAACCATACCCATATTTTTTTTAACACACATGGTGCAGGATTTTCTGGGTTTAACTTCATTTAAATTTTATGGGGACGAATTTGTTTTATTTTTATTATCATCCATTATATTCTTTTATGGAGGTTATCCATTTTTTAAAGGTTTTTTTAATGAAATGAAAAATTTCAATCCGGGAATGATGACATTAATAACAGTAGCAATTACTACCGCCTACATATACAGTTTAGCGGTGATTTCAGGACTTATGGGGATGATTTTCTTTTTAGAACTAGTAACCCTTATTGATATTATGCTTTTTGGTCATTGGATCGAAATGAGATCAATTAGAGGTGCTTCCAAGTCTCTCGAAAAATTAGTGAAACTTTTACCAGCTAAAGCTCATCTGATTAGTAAGCAAGGCAAAATTAATGATGTGAGTTTATCTGCTTTAAAAAAGCATGACCATGTACTTATTAAACCTGGAGAAAAGATACCATCTGATGGTGAAGTAATGAATGGATCAAGTGCAGTTAATGAATCGTTGCTTACTGGAGAATCCAAATTTATAAAAAAAACTGTAGGTGACGAAGTTATTGGAGGTTCAATTAATGGGCATGGTTCTTTAACAGTCGAAGTGAAAAAAATGGGTGATGAATCATTTTTAGCCCAAGTAATCAATTTAGTGAATCAAGCACAGGAAGGAAAAACTAAAACCCAAGATTTAGCAAATCGGGCCGCCATGTGGCTTACTATTATTGCGCTTTTAGGAGGGGCAATAACTGTTATATTCTGGTTTGTTATAGCTAAAATGGACTTTGCATTCTCTTTAGAACGTAGCGTGACAGTGATGGTGACTACCTGCCCCCATGCATTGGGTTTAGCCATACCATTAGTAATAGCTGTTTCAACAGTTATTTCCGCCAGAAATGGGTTGTTAATACGCAGCAGAAATGCCTTCGAGGGTGCTAAAGACATAAATGCCGCGGTATTAGATAAAACCGGGACTCTTACTCATGGAGAATTGGGAGTAAGTGAAGTAATTTCTCTAGATGACAGCATCAGTGAAGAAGATATTTTAAGGTATGCAGCATCTGTTGAAGTTGAATCGGAGCATCCAATTTCTAAAGGTATAATATCTGCTGCGAAATATACTATGCCTCTTAAAAATTTTCACTCAATTCCAGGGAAAGGTATTTCTGGTTTGGTAAATGGGCATGAAATTAAGGTGATGAGCTACAGATATTTAGAAGAAGCGGAGATTAATCTTGAAAATAATATTATGTCTAAATTATTCCTACAGGGTAAAACCGTCGTATTTGTTCTTTTTAACGATGAATTAAAAGGTTGCATTGCTCTGGCAGATATAATACGAAAAGAATCAAAACAACTCATAAAAGAACTCAAAAAAAGAAAAATTAAATGTATGATGATAACTGGAGATAACGAATCTGTTGCAAAATGGGTTGCTGGTGAAATAGACCTCGATGAATATTTTGCTGAAATACTACCTCATGAAAAAGTCGAAAAAATAAAAAGAATTCAATCCAGAGGCCTAAATGTGGCTATGGTTGGTGATGGTGTAAATGATGCACCTGCATTGGCCCAGGCAGATGTGGGGATCGCTATTGGGGCGGGCACAGATGTGGCTATGGAAACTGCAGATATAGTCCTAATTAGAAGTAATCCTCTTGATGTGATCACCATACTGGATCTGGCATCTGCAACTTACCGAAAAATGTATGAAAATTTAATATGGGCTACAGCATACAATATTTTTGCTATTCCACTTGCAGCGGGAGTATTTTACAGCCAAGGGATTTTATTAAGCCCCGCCTTAGGTGCAATATTAATGTCCCTGAGTACTGTTATTGTTGCTTTAAATGCCCAAATCTTCCGATTTAAAACATTTAAGATATCAAATTCATTTAAGAATTAG
- the rbr gene encoding rubrerythrin — protein MKKTIENLTKAFIGESQARNRYTFYAKAAKKEGFEQISEIFLLTADNEREHAKWLFRMIQELKAETDEKLEDLTVEAEAPLILGTTDENLIAAIGGEHFEYSEMYPEFAKTAEEEGYPKIAERLMAIAKAEEHHEARYMQLLKLVETDTVFQKTKDISWICRKCGYVHEGKTPPEECPACDHPTAYYQVLCDDY, from the coding sequence ATGAAAAAAACAATAGAAAATTTAACCAAGGCATTTATTGGAGAAAGCCAAGCTCGTAACCGATATACTTTTTATGCTAAAGCAGCAAAGAAAGAAGGTTTTGAGCAGATATCAGAGATATTCCTTTTGACTGCAGATAACGAAAGGGAACATGCCAAGTGGCTATTCCGAATGATCCAAGAGCTAAAAGCAGAAACTGATGAAAAATTAGAAGATCTCACTGTTGAAGCAGAAGCTCCTCTGATTTTAGGTACCACTGACGAAAATCTGATTGCTGCTATAGGGGGAGAGCATTTTGAATACAGCGAAATGTATCCTGAATTTGCAAAAACTGCTGAAGAAGAAGGTTATCCTAAAATCGCGGAGCGTTTAATGGCCATTGCTAAGGCAGAAGAACATCACGAAGCCAGATACATGCAGCTACTTAAATTAGTTGAAACAGACACTGTATTCCAGAAAACTAAGGATATATCTTGGATTTGTCGAAAATGCGGTTATGTTCATGAAGGAAAAACTCCTCCAGAAGAGTGCCCTGCTTGTGATCATCCCACAGCTTACTACCAAGTATTATGTGATGACTATTAA
- a CDS encoding desulfoferrodoxin → MTKLNQIYRCNICGNIVEIINVGVGELVCCNQPMELLVERQTDVGPEKHIPLIEKTDKGIIVKVGDVPHPMEEEHYIHLIEVLIDGKVYRQFLNPGDVPEAEFEIDSSTISNLKAREYCNIHGLWHS, encoded by the coding sequence ATGACCAAACTCAACCAGATTTATCGGTGCAATATCTGTGGAAATATAGTGGAAATCATTAATGTGGGAGTAGGAGAGTTGGTTTGCTGTAATCAGCCTATGGAACTATTAGTTGAAAGGCAGACAGATGTTGGTCCTGAAAAACATATACCTCTTATTGAAAAAACTGATAAAGGAATTATAGTAAAAGTAGGAGATGTTCCACACCCCATGGAAGAAGAACATTACATTCATTTAATAGAGGTTTTAATAGATGGAAAAGTTTACCGACAATTTTTAAACCCCGGTGATGTTCCAGAAGCCGAGTTTGAAATAGATAGCAGCACAATATCTAATTTAAAAGCTAGAGAATACTGTAATATCCACGGATTGTGGCATTCTTAA
- a CDS encoding DHH family phosphoesterase: MNKACIKCKGKGYKIQSYKECDSCHGSGYQSTADVKTHFKGVSNNARQRFDLEEDHDVPCEICKGKGEVEVRDTCSVCDGKGEINVCKECGTMIPGNADYCEKCQNKKEIVYILHPACEMDDLEVGSTYKGRITRVEKYGVFVSLNSQVWGLMRTGSPDHNVGDDIFVRVTEIKPQRGEVDLGPANIKGAYDLIKLKKNLARTKIGDITNKTIGNTVRIVGEVIQIQQTSGPTIFTISDETSTTWAAAFDEPGVRVYPDIQVGHIVEVMGEVNQHSGKIQIESESVERLIGNEATEARKLIDDAINERAEPENTDLLIESETLKKLRPKMKEAAHAIRRAVFDGRSILVRHHADADGICAGVAMEKAVIPLLKELNHNTDAEWHYFKRAPSKAPFYELEDVVKDLSFALEDLERHGQKLPLIVLLDNGSTEEDILALMKAKIYDIEIVVIDHHFPGEVIDGEVKVDEYVDVHVNPYLVGGDSQITAGALSVEVAKMVNPEVKDKVIHFPGIAAVGDHARSHEVEQYIELAKTKGYGRDDLDKVAACIDFEAFFLRFMNGRGIIDTILGLGSRDKHTKLIDALYKELQKRVDTQLRAALPNLKSQDLANGVLFNVLDVEKYAHKFTFPAPGKTCGYVHDAMVQKHGEDRPIITLSYGPDFGVIRATDAVNEMFGFNLNEIVWKLANAIPEAGIDGGGHECAGSLKFIEGLSKEVLEAFAQEVADLKE, from the coding sequence ATGAATAAAGCATGCATAAAATGTAAAGGAAAAGGTTACAAGATTCAAAGTTATAAAGAATGTGATTCTTGTCACGGTTCTGGCTATCAATCGACAGCCGATGTAAAAACCCATTTCAAGGGAGTTTCTAATAATGCCCGGCAAAGATTTGACCTTGAAGAAGATCACGATGTACCCTGTGAGATTTGTAAAGGTAAAGGAGAAGTTGAAGTAAGAGATACTTGTTCTGTTTGTGATGGTAAAGGAGAGATAAATGTTTGTAAAGAATGTGGTACCATGATCCCAGGGAACGCCGATTACTGTGAAAAATGTCAAAATAAAAAGGAAATTGTATATATATTACATCCTGCCTGTGAAATGGATGATTTAGAAGTGGGTTCCACATATAAAGGTAGAATCACCCGTGTTGAAAAATATGGTGTTTTTGTAAGTTTAAATAGTCAGGTTTGGGGATTAATGCGTACTGGATCTCCAGATCATAATGTTGGAGACGACATATTTGTTAGAGTAACTGAAATAAAACCACAACGTGGTGAAGTTGATTTGGGTCCTGCTAATATAAAAGGAGCATACGATCTGATTAAACTGAAAAAGAATCTGGCCCGTACTAAAATTGGGGATATAACCAATAAAACTATTGGAAATACTGTGCGAATCGTAGGAGAAGTTATTCAAATACAGCAAACTTCTGGTCCAACTATATTTACAATCTCAGATGAAACCAGCACTACCTGGGCAGCAGCATTTGATGAACCAGGTGTAAGAGTATATCCGGATATTCAAGTGGGTCACATTGTAGAAGTAATGGGTGAAGTGAACCAGCATAGTGGTAAAATACAGATTGAATCTGAATCTGTTGAAAGACTTATTGGAAATGAAGCCACTGAAGCTCGAAAATTAATTGATGATGCTATAAATGAAAGAGCCGAACCAGAGAATACGGATTTACTGATTGAAAGTGAAACCCTTAAAAAATTAAGACCAAAAATGAAAGAAGCCGCTCATGCTATTAGACGAGCTGTTTTTGATGGCCGATCAATTTTGGTAAGGCACCACGCAGATGCAGATGGTATTTGTGCGGGAGTTGCTATGGAAAAAGCAGTTATCCCCCTGTTAAAAGAGCTTAATCATAATACTGATGCAGAATGGCATTATTTTAAAAGAGCCCCAAGTAAAGCTCCGTTTTATGAATTAGAAGATGTGGTAAAAGATTTATCTTTCGCTCTCGAGGATTTAGAAAGACATGGACAAAAACTACCATTAATTGTCCTTTTAGATAATGGATCTACTGAAGAAGATATTCTGGCATTGATGAAAGCTAAAATCTATGATATTGAAATAGTGGTTATTGACCACCACTTCCCTGGAGAAGTCATTGACGGTGAGGTAAAAGTAGATGAATACGTTGATGTTCATGTTAACCCGTATTTAGTGGGAGGAGACTCCCAAATTACTGCAGGAGCATTATCTGTTGAAGTTGCTAAAATGGTAAACCCTGAAGTAAAAGATAAAGTTATTCATTTCCCAGGAATTGCAGCCGTTGGTGATCATGCCCGTTCACATGAAGTGGAACAATATATTGAACTGGCAAAGACCAAAGGGTATGGAAGAGATGATCTGGATAAAGTTGCAGCATGTATTGACTTTGAAGCTTTTTTCCTCAGATTCATGAATGGTAGAGGTATAATTGACACCATATTAGGTTTAGGTAGTCGTGATAAGCATACCAAGCTGATTGATGCTCTCTATAAAGAACTACAAAAAAGAGTTGATACACAACTTAGGGCTGCACTGCCCAATCTAAAATCACAGGATTTAGCAAATGGTGTTCTCTTTAATGTACTGGATGTGGAAAAATATGCTCACAAATTCACCTTCCCTGCTCCTGGAAAAACATGTGGGTATGTACATGATGCCATGGTACAAAAACATGGCGAAGATCGTCCCATTATAACCTTATCTTATGGGCCTGATTTTGGAGTTATTAGGGCTACAGATGCCGTTAATGAGATGTTTGGATTTAATTTAAATGAAATTGTATGGAAGTTGGCAAATGCTATTCCTGAAGCAGGAATAGATGGTGGAGGCCACGAATGTGCAGGTTCTTTAAAATTTATTGAAGGATTATCCAAAGAAGTTTTAGAAGCCTTTGCTCAAGAAGTAGCTGATTTAAAAGAGTAA
- a CDS encoding cation:proton antiporter, producing the protein MEYVAFSIAIIILFGLLFNKLFTRIKLPGLLGMLILGIILGPYCLNLIDKAILGISGDLRVIALIIILLRAGFGIHMESLKKVGTSAIKMSFIPDVMEGLTVMVAAHYLLGLPIIEAGMLGFIIAAVSPAVIVPQMLSFIQRRMGAAKGIPLIILTGASVDDVVSITIFSIFLGLYGGQQINYFKEILGIPVSIALGIAMGLVLAFVLIYLFKRFEIRASEKTLIVLASAILLKNIGDYLNSYIPVAALVGVMVIGFIILEKMPKVGNQLSEKFSKIWIFAEILLFVLVGAQVNIYLAASFVVVGLTIICIGLMARSVGVYVSLMGTNLNNQEKLFCIMAYIPKATVQAAIGAIPLSVGVASGQLILAIAVIAILFTAPLGSFAVSLYGEKALKVEE; encoded by the coding sequence ATGGAATATGTGGCATTTTCTATAGCAATAATCATATTATTCGGTTTGTTATTCAATAAACTATTTACTCGGATTAAACTACCTGGTTTATTGGGGATGTTGATTTTAGGGATAATTTTAGGCCCTTATTGTTTAAATCTTATTGATAAAGCAATATTGGGGATATCTGGCGATTTAAGAGTAATTGCGTTAATCATAATTCTTTTAAGGGCAGGATTTGGTATACACATGGAGAGTTTGAAAAAAGTGGGAACATCTGCCATTAAAATGAGCTTCATTCCAGATGTTATGGAAGGACTAACTGTAATGGTAGCGGCCCATTATCTTCTGGGCCTACCTATTATTGAAGCAGGTATGCTGGGCTTTATTATTGCTGCAGTTTCACCCGCAGTTATTGTGCCTCAAATGCTCTCATTTATCCAACGGAGAATGGGTGCCGCTAAGGGAATTCCTCTTATAATTTTAACTGGCGCTTCTGTAGATGATGTGGTTTCTATTACCATATTCTCTATATTTTTAGGGCTTTATGGTGGTCAGCAAATAAATTATTTTAAGGAAATCCTGGGAATTCCTGTTTCTATAGCTTTGGGAATTGCAATGGGGTTGGTCCTGGCATTTGTATTAATCTATTTATTCAAACGCTTTGAAATACGTGCAAGTGAGAAGACATTAATTGTTTTAGCCTCTGCCATTTTATTAAAGAACATAGGTGACTATTTAAATAGTTATATTCCTGTGGCTGCTTTAGTGGGTGTAATGGTAATTGGTTTTATTATTCTTGAAAAAATGCCTAAAGTAGGTAATCAACTCTCTGAAAAATTCAGTAAAATCTGGATATTCGCTGAAATATTGCTCTTTGTATTAGTAGGAGCTCAGGTTAATATTTATTTAGCAGCTTCATTTGTGGTGGTGGGGTTAACCATTATTTGCATTGGCTTGATGGCCCGTAGTGTAGGAGTTTATGTTTCATTGATGGGTACCAATCTAAATAATCAGGAAAAATTATTTTGTATAATGGCCTATATTCCAAAGGCCACAGTACAAGCAGCTATTGGTGCCATTCCACTTTCTGTAGGGGTTGCATCAGGGCAGCTGATTTTAGCTATAGCTGTAATTGCCATACTGTTTACAGCACCTCTGGGGTCATTTGCAGTTAGTTTATATGGTGAAAAAGCTTTAAAAGTTGAAGAATAG
- a CDS encoding endonuclease III domain-containing protein, whose translation MPERIAIIMEKLRGLYKLRLFEDGDPYRVLIRTILSQRTRDENTDQASEELFAVYPEIDDVAAAPEEKLQKLVKKAGFYRVKSKRIKEVSQILLEDFGGIVPDTMEELLKLPGVGRKTANCVLVYAFQKPAIPVDTHVHRISNRIGLVKTKTPDETEFALEEMVPMEYWIELNDLMVQFGQDICRPISPKHEQCPIADLCGYYQDILDQKIDFNRK comes from the coding sequence ATGCCAGAGCGAATTGCAATTATAATGGAGAAATTAAGGGGACTCTATAAACTTCGACTTTTTGAAGATGGAGATCCTTATCGTGTTTTAATTCGCACGATTTTATCTCAAAGAACCAGGGATGAAAACACCGATCAGGCGTCAGAAGAATTATTTGCAGTTTATCCTGAAATTGATGATGTGGCCGCTGCCCCTGAAGAGAAATTACAAAAATTAGTCAAGAAAGCAGGATTTTATCGTGTTAAATCAAAAAGAATTAAAGAAGTCTCTCAAATATTATTAGAAGATTTTGGTGGTATTGTTCCAGATACAATGGAAGAACTTCTTAAATTACCAGGTGTAGGCCGAAAAACTGCTAATTGTGTTTTAGTGTATGCTTTCCAAAAACCAGCAATCCCGGTAGATACTCACGTACACCGCATATCTAATCGAATAGGTCTGGTAAAAACTAAAACTCCCGATGAAACTGAATTTGCCTTAGAAGAAATGGTTCCCATGGAATATTGGATAGAGTTAAATGACCTCATGGTTCAATTTGGTCAGGACATATGCCGTCCAATAAGCCCTAAACACGAGCAATGCCCTATTGCGGATTTATGTGGCTATTATCAGGATATTCTGGATCAAAAAATTGATTTTAATAGAAAATAA
- a CDS encoding GTP-binding protein, translating into MNGKKKETKIVIFGAFDSGKTTTLDNLCEKKTKVEYNGTTVSMDYGNTFVDGEKIHLFATPGQERFHFMREILSNGLNGAIVVVDNTQGVTEIDSSIMSKLESKNIPYIIFANKQDLASHELEISTAAEIVPTIATEGDGLRQGLEILLNQI; encoded by the coding sequence ATGAACGGTAAAAAGAAAGAAACTAAAATCGTCATTTTTGGAGCATTTGACTCTGGGAAAACTACTACTTTGGATAACCTTTGTGAAAAGAAAACTAAAGTAGAGTATAATGGAACCACGGTTTCGATGGATTACGGAAATACCTTTGTGGATGGGGAAAAGATACATCTTTTTGCCACTCCGGGACAGGAAAGGTTTCATTTTATGAGAGAAATATTGTCAAATGGATTGAATGGTGCTATTGTGGTTGTAGACAATACTCAAGGGGTTACTGAGATTGATAGTAGCATAATGTCTAAATTGGAATCAAAAAATATCCCATATATTATTTTTGCAAATAAACAAGATTTAGCCAGCCATGAACTTGAAATAAGCACTGCTGCTGAAATTGTACCTACTATAGCTACTGAGGGTGATGGTTTAAGACAGGGTCTAGAAATACTCTTGAACCAAATTTAA